The genomic window tttatgtaattaattggatgaaattttatatttgaattttggatagtattatatattataatatatgtttgtcaAGTCTTAGagataatattttgattacatatagttaattttattaataatgaaGAAATTATGTAATTCTAGCATATTTTCTTGCTCAAGATGTATTGGTGTGAGCAAATGTATAATACTATAATCCCTATTTTCCATAGCAAGTAAATATTGCTTGAAAACGCCCATGTTTCTGATTCTGTGTAAGCAACTTTTGCAAGTAGATTGTGTAACAACAAGAAATCTCTTCCTTTAAGCATTGATGGCGATGTCAAAACTGTTTGTAACTCTCACAATAAGTATGTGTCTCTTAAGTTCTGGATTCCAAATTGTCACATCTCTTGAAGCCTTCACCATATTTGATCGTCCATATCTATTCCTCAATGGAAGATTGACCCGAACAAACCTCTCAAGTGCTGAAACTACCACAAATCTCGGAACTCTGTTCTGTTCATCCACGAAACTGTTTTCGAACATCAACTGAAATGACAATAGTCCAAGTGCTGCAGTTCCTTGTTTCTCCAAAGAAGCCAAACTTAGAATCTTGCAGTCCCAAGGTGGTGCTTCCTATTCCAATATTCTGCAGTAACAACATGAATACTTGATACTTTCGTTCCATGAATATATGAAGACCACATTACATATTTGTCCTTCCACTATGCTTATGCTTCtcatctttctctgtttcgtTTTCCTGCCATAACTCTCTCATTCCATCAAGTTGCAATTTCAACACTTTTAACTATAAGCCATGTCTACTCATAAGTTCTTAGGCCTGGACCTACAACTAGATCTGAGTATGCAAAAGCCACAGTGAAAAACTCTCTCATCAAAGCCATCCCAAAAACATGTCTACTTGCTGATTGTTTTTCCAAGAAGTTGATTATGTTGCACGTACTTGTGATTCCTCCAAGTAACCAATGGCTACACTGAACCAAACCAATCCACCAATAGTGACACGTATCTGTACTTACCTGCCTAGATTTTATGGTCGTTCTCTTCATTGTCTAAATTCACCAAAAGTTGTTGACACTTGGGACTGAGACATGTGATCTTGTATCATAAACTGCAGACTTTGAAATGGTTTGGCCTCTGTGAGAAACTTCACATGATAAGAAGGAACTCTCTGCAACAACTTATAAGTCATGTTAAAAAACTCCTATTGATTGAGCATCTTTCTATTTCATCATCCATTGATTTCGACTCAAGTCACCTTCCTTCACTAAAGTCTATTGACAATCCATATGACCATATTCTTTGCATGACCAGAGCAACCTCCAAATTATATCTTTCTCCTgtttgtatttgaacttaCTGTTGAACTTTGCTTCTTTCGTTACTTaagagcaaaagaaaagagaacatatTTAGGTTTATGATGTAACCAGAACTGCTCTGTTTTATCTGTCGAGAGAAGGAGAACAAAGTAAGTGGgaacttgtttttatttcactGAGACACGAAAGCAACGACTTGTAACTTCTCGGACACTGATACCCATTCACAACCGACACGATTGTGTTATGACACCGTTAGACTTTTACATACACACTTAATTATAGGAGTATAACATAAAACGGAAATTCTATTACAAACTAACACTTACAAgcttacaaatttttttatgtcttCCATTAACATGTCCATCCCATCTAGGTGAAGGATCATCAAGAACTATACTTCTATAGGATTCCTTCATTTCCAAGGTATTAGCCAATCTGATGATTACAAAAACCACAAGAATGCCTGCGCTTGTAGACTCggaaatttgttttatcatcGTCGGAGTTTTAGAGTCTTTGTCTAATTTGCTAAACAATAAGTTAAAAGGAACAGACATTAAAAACATGCAACTGAAAGAAGTATTAAGACAATATCTAAGCCCAACACTAAATTATCTTCAACTTGGACGCTACTAGCGGAGATAATCTGTAAAAATTCTCTGAGAACGATAATTAACGTTAATTGAAAGATAAGCTGTAACGATAATGGAAAGATTCGCATAAACAAATTCGTTccctaaaatcaaaatctcataGCAAGTTGTAACCCATCAAAACTAGCGAAAACAGATACATAggttcaaaagaagaagagctttgaGTTGCAATGCAGACAATGAAATGGTCCTTCTTGAAGGACATGATCAACTCTATTCTTCTCAAGCCACAAGAGTGCTTGCAGTTGTAGACTCGCTGCAAAAGCAAGAACAAGAGTTGGcatcaaaattcaaagtcAAGAGATGATAATCAAGAACTCTTAGATGTTCAAGTACTTACTACTTCCAGACGGGTGGGAGC from Arabidopsis thaliana chromosome 3, partial sequence includes these protein-coding regions:
- a CDS encoding uncharacterized protein (unknown protein; Has 1 Blast hits to 1 proteins in 1 species: Archae - 0; Bacteria - 0; Metazoa - 0; Fungi - 0; Plants - 1; Viruses - 0; Other Eukaryotes - 0 (source: NCBI BLink).), with the protein product MALMREFFTVAFAYSDLVEAPPWDCKILSLASLEKQGTAALGLLSFQLMFENSFVDEQNRVPRFVVVSALERFVRVNLPLRNRYGRSNMVKASRDVTIWNPELKRHILIVRVTNSFDIAINA